One Brassica napus cultivar Da-Ae chromosome C2, Da-Ae, whole genome shotgun sequence DNA window includes the following coding sequences:
- the LOC125581964 gene encoding uncharacterized protein LOC125581964, protein MSGKGGVFFVYGFGGTGKTFLWNIFSAAIRSKSDVVLNVASSGISSLLLPGGRTAHSSFVIPISPDEFSTCNIEPGSHKAELVAKASMIIWDESPMMSKHCFEALDRTLCDIMKTTDGRPFGGKVVVFGGDLRQILPVIPRGNRADIVMAALNSSYLWKHCKVLQLTKNMRLFSETDPREAEEIKKISDWILDVGDGKIYEPNSGETMIDIPKDLLVMKCTDPVEAIISEVYGNTFKNSKDPLFFQERAILSPTNEDVDVINNYMLNRLAGNFLNVAVY, encoded by the coding sequence ATGAGTGGTAAAGGTGGAGTCTTTTTTGTCTACGGGTTTGGAGGAACGGGAAAAACATTTTTATGGAATATTTTTTCAGCTGCAATAAGATCAAAGAGTGATGTTGTTCTTAATGTTGCATCTAGCGGTATTTCTTCTTTATTGCTTCCAGGTGGGAGGACCGCTCATTCAAGTTTTGTTATTCCTATAAGTCCAGATGAGTTCTCCACTTGCAATATAGAACCTGGAAGCCATAAGGCCGAATTGGTTGCGAAGGCTTCAATGATTATTTGGGATGAATCCCCTATGATGAGCAAACATTGCTTTGAGGCCTTGGATCGTACTTTATGTGACATTATGAAGACTACTGATGGAAGGCCATTTGGTGGCAAAGTAGTTGTTTTTGGTGGCGATTTACGGCAAATACTACCAGTTATTCCAAGGGGAAACCGAGCTGATATTGTCATGGCGGCGCTAAACTCTTCTTATCTATGGAAGCATTGCAAAGTGTTACAGCTGACAAAGAATATGAGGCTCTTTTCAGAAACAGATCCTCGAGAAGCTGAggagattaaaaaaatttccgACTGGATTTTGGATGTAGGTGACGGAAAGATTTATGAGCCAAACAGTGGAGAAACTATGATTGATATTCCTAAAGATCTGCTGGTTATGAAGTGCACTGATCCTGTTGAAGCTATCATCTCTGAAGTATATGGCAACACTTTCAAAAATTCTAAGGATCCATTATTTTTCCAGGAAAGAGCAATATTGAGTCCTACAAACGAAGATGTTGATGTTATTAACAACTATATGCTTAATCGTCTAGCAGGTAATTTTTTAAACGTTGCAGTCTATTAA